The Setaria viridis chromosome 2, Setaria_viridis_v4.0, whole genome shotgun sequence DNA window CTATTTTTCATGACAACCCCAAAGGGCTCCAGATCTAATAGTTCTGTTAGGAAAACTAGCAAGGCACAAAGATTTCAGAAAACAAAAAATCTGAAGATAGTTCATGGTGTCTAATAATCTAGGTTTCATGTCAGGGTAGGCCAGGTATGCAATGGCATGGCACAATTGACAACAATTACACATATCACAAAATTTTGGACCGATAAGTGATAAGCATACTAGCAAACAACACAAGGAAACAATATCTTCGGCTTCAGCAAAATATCTTACTTCAAGGGACTCTGAATTGTAGAAGAAATGCCATGTGCAAGCGCACATCGCTCCACCGAGAAGTGGAACCTATTGGACAGAAGAAACGCAGATTTGTTAGTCAACAAACATTGGAAAGCTCTGAACAGGACTATTTGCAAACAGAACAAATTCATTTTCCTTCTGCTGAAGGAAACAGTGAAGCCAACCATTCGAGCCCCAGAATATTAATGCATAATATGAATCTTGTTGTGCTACACACAAATGGATACGGAACAGCCACAAATTATCTTCATGTAACGATGTCTTAGCGAGGATGGGATCTTGATGGAAATTGAACACTCACCATCCCCCAAGAGAGGCCCTTCCAGCCCTTGATCCCCGTCCTCTCCCCGTAGTCCCAAACCAGCCACATCGCCGTCACCCTGCAACGCAAATCCCCACTCCGAGATTCAGTCCTTGCAGTTACAGAGCCGCAGGCGCGGAAGCAGTCGCTTGGGCATGGTGTCCTAGCGGGTAGCGGAGGCAGAGGCCGCAAACCACTCGGCGACGCTGGAGACGTGGACGGCCCAGGTGGGCAGCGAGAGCGCGTTCGCCGGCTCGGACAGCGCGgcgagcgccggcggcgaggcggccgcggcaacggcagcagccgccgccgccgccaaggccaCACCGCTCGTCAGGCGGACCGCGGATGGCGGTCTCCGCCGCTCACGTCGAGgtgtcggaggaggaggacgaggagagggaGCTAGCGCCGCCACGAGCCGGAGGGACGCCATGGGACGGGACGCGCCGGGGCTGCGGGGGGTTGGCGTTCACAGAACCCGAGCCCCTCGAGTCGTTGAGGATTACTCGCCGACTCGCCGTGCTTGTCCGTATCCGTATCCGGATGTATACGGTCACTTGCCGAGTACAATACAGTTGGCCATGTGTAGTACAACTGTAATCGACTAACCGTGTGTGTTGGACTGTTGGTTGCATTTTTGTTACGCTGTCACGGGGATTTGGGGCACGTTTGGAACGAGCTACACTTGGGGCGCATGATTCGAAAAAAATGCATGTAAAGTTCGAGGATAATTCAGAAAATAATCGAGCTCGGATGCGAGAAGTAAGAACGAGCTACAtgattttcaaatttcaaccaTGAAAACTCTAGGTAATTTGGAACAGGAACAGCAGCAGGTCTGCAGGTGGTGAATTCAGGAAAACTAGTCAGCCACCAGTCAAGAGCAAGGCCATTTACCGAGATTCTTTCCCATGAGTTTCTTCGCGATCCTGGAAGGATTCGGTACACCTGAAATCTTTTGGTTCGGCAGAACCAAGATCAGACGTGAATGTGGAGAAGTAAAATGAGGCGAGCAGGATCGTGTGCCACGATGATCATTTAGCAGCAATCCTGACCTCTGATGAACATTGCTAGATTGCTAAGCATGGGGATTTAGTTAGCCTGGCTAAAACTTTGACAAGGGTTATGTCGATGTCTGAATACAATATTGAGTTGATTCAATTCCGTATGGGTTGCTAGTTTGCTACGTTTCTGTTTTCTTGGACCATACCATGACGAGTGAAAACCCCATTAAGGACATCAACACAACCTGCAGATATGAATCGTGTCAACAATGGTCAGATCCTCACTAATCTATATGCAAAGCAAAACAGAAAATATTCGCCCCTTTCGAAGTGCTTAAAATATGCTGAATGCAGATGTTCTTCTGGTAATATAATTGCACGGTTTATGTTGATTTCTAGGCCAGGAAAAGTGTAGTGTCATCTGAATTGTCCAGGTCAAAGTAATAAATTGTTTATTTGTTGGACAGATGTTAATTCCATGGAACCGTATATGAAAGAGTTTATAGATGTCCTCTGGATTAGTGTCAGGAAAGTGCCATGTGGAAGAAATAAATCTGCAGTAGGTGCAACCACGGGTGGATGGGGAAAAGTTCACATACCGATATGGCTGGAGGCACACCCACAAGTGGATCTGGGAAGAACTTGTTTGCTAAAGCAAGAGCAAGAAGGCTACTTTGCATTCCTGCAAGAGATACTGTTGAGGCAACAAAACAAATTAGAAAGAACATATCCTCATGTAACAGGAGAGCACATCACCTGTCTCAAAAGATATTGTTCTCTGTAGTGCCTTCACATCGGCTGACTTGTGAAACCAAGTACCAGCAAGATGATAACCAGATAAAAAAGATGAGGTATGGAACGCAAAAAGGAGCAGCACGATGGCTAATCCAAATGGAGACAAAACAGCCTTAATATTTATAGCTAGTGGTGAGCCAACACACAATGCGGTGACAAATACTGATAACGGAGGGAGAAATGGCTGAATAGCTGCACAGAGCCTTGGAAGGAATCTGCACAATATCAAGAAGCATGAAGTTAGACACTGAAAATAGAAATTACGCAAAGTGGGAGCCAAAGATCAGAAATATAGCAAGACGACTATCCAATGTAGCACAGCTGTCCCCTGTGCTTCAGAGCAATGAAGGGAATACCTATTCAGGAGCAATCCAGCTGCAATCGGAGCAACAACTATTTGAACAATGCTGGACATCATCCCTTTGACATCTACAGGTAATTTCTGGCCAATAAGAAAGTAAGATAATGTTGGGGTGACAAAAACTGCAGTAGCGGTTGACAATGCTGTCATAACAATGCTGAGAGGAGCCATATGTGGATCCGTCAGGAAAGTTGCATAGTTTGAAAGCTGTGCTCCGCTCACACATGAAACTAACATGATACCAGCACCTAGAGACAGTTTTATGTCAGAACTCACTACATACTCTGCAACATTCCTTCTAAAGCATATGAAATGAATGATCTCAACTTCTTACCTAGAGCAGTTGGAAAATTAAGAACTGCAACTGCAAGAGTACCAAAAAGGAATCCAAACAGAGGCTTGATGACGAACTGTCCAATATAGCCGGCAGCAATAGCATCTGGCCTTTTTATTGCTTCAACAAAATCCTTGACGCTTGAGTTCACACCAACAGAAAACATCAAGAATCCCAAAGCTGGTGCATAATACCTGCAATAATATT harbors:
- the LOC140221715 gene encoding uncharacterized protein, with product MASLRLVAALAPSPRPPPPTPRRERRRPPSAVRLTSGVALAAAAAAAVAAAASPPALAALSEPANALSLPTWAVHVSSVAEWVTAMWLVWDYGERTGIKGWKGLSWGMVPLLGGAMCACTWHFFYNSESLEVLVALQGALTVIGNMTMCIAAYRIFKASQESSKTS
- the LOC117842908 gene encoding probable sodium/metabolite cotransporter BASS5, chloroplastic isoform X2, whose amino-acid sequence is MRRRLWVSASGSMEQDDVGEDAVLPSQVVEEGKVDLLKILRSANTVIPHIVLGSTILALVYPPSFTWFTTRYYAPALGFLMFSVGVNSSVKDFVEAIKRPDAIAAGYIGQFVIKPLFGFLFGTLAVAVLNFPTALGAGIMLVSCVSGAQLSNYATFLTDPHMAPLSIVMTALSTATAVFVTPTLSYFLIGQKLPVDVKGMMSSIVQIVVAPIAAGLLLNRFLPRLCAAIQPFLPPLSVFVTALCVGSPLAINIKAVLSPFGLAIVLLLFAFHTSSFLSGYHLAGTWFHKSADVKALQRTISFETGMQSSLLALALANKFFPDPLVGVPPAISVVLMSLMGFSLVMVWSKKTET
- the LOC117842908 gene encoding probable sodium/metabolite cotransporter BASS5, chloroplastic isoform X1, producing MAPAAAAAAAAVLRRPHLAGVHSLAGRRQPVVDRVSVLPPATRVSWQRGSGGVAMRRRLWVSASGSMEQDDVGEDAVLPSQVVEEGKVDLLKILRSANTVIPHIVLGSTILALVYPPSFTWFTTRYYAPALGFLMFSVGVNSSVKDFVEAIKRPDAIAAGYIGQFVIKPLFGFLFGTLAVAVLNFPTALGAGIMLVSCVSGAQLSNYATFLTDPHMAPLSIVMTALSTATAVFVTPTLSYFLIGQKLPVDVKGMMSSIVQIVVAPIAAGLLLNRFLPRLCAAIQPFLPPLSVFVTALCVGSPLAINIKAVLSPFGLAIVLLLFAFHTSSFLSGYHLAGTWFHKSADVKALQRTISFETGMQSSLLALALANKFFPDPLVGVPPAISVVLMSLMGFSLVMVWSKKTET